DNA from Sulfodiicoccus acidiphilus:
GTACATTTCCAGCAAAGAGTGAGATTGCTAGTGCCGTTTCTTCCCCTATTCCTTTAATTCCAATAAGTTCGCTTGTATTCGAAAGAATGTCATCTCCCTTAATTTTTTTAAGGTAAGCTAGCGCCTTTATGCTTTTTAGCTTTCTCTCCTTAAAATTGATGTGTCTTAGAATTCTAAGAACGGAAGATGAATCGAGTCTGCTCATACTAGGAAGGTCATTCAACGCCTGTTCTCTTAATACAGTTAAGGTTTCTTCTACTCTTTTCCACCTAGTGAGTTGAACTAATACTGCAGTTATTACTACTTCATCAGCAGTGAAGGCGCCTCCCCACCACGCCGGAGAGTAGGGATCTGTTATCACCCACCCTTGTTCTCTCAAAAATGCCTCATGTGATTCCAGCATTTTAATAAATTTCCACATTAGGTCTTTATCCATACACCTTATCACCTTCGTCTAGGGAAGTTTTAATCAGTACAATTACATTCCTTATCTTGAGGTTTGGGCTTCTTAGGATTTCATGATATTTGGCATCGTTCCTCGGCCCTTGAACTTCACCTAAGCATGTAGGAAACCCCACCTTTCTCGGCCCAGTTAGCTGGAAGACTCAGATCCACATCCTCGCAATTTCACAGGTTTGAGGGAACTTGCCCAACCTCTGTAGATGTTGAAAGACGTATTCAACTGTTTGTCTAGGGTGAAACCCCTTTACACACGAAAGTCCCGCCCGCCTTTCGGGAAGCCTATACCTAGGCAGGACTTGAGATTAGTCGGGGATCCTTTTTCTTCACGAAGGAGCCGTATGGAGGCCTTAGTATTTAACTTAACGGAGGTTGAGGGGGCGGAAGTCCCCTTCCGTGGGGACGGACAGCCCCCTTATGTAAACCTCTTTACGGTTGTCAAAATACTATTTCTACGACCTCTACTGTGAGAGCTGGGTCGCACCCTCTGGGCTGGGGGAACTCACGCCCGTAGAGAGGAAACCCTCCGCGATCCCCCTTCCGTACTGTTCACAGAAAGGTTCCACCGAACCTCCGCTACGTAAGGAGATCGAGGTTCCTCCGAGGTGCGGGACTCACCGCGAGGACGCCCCGTCCGCGAGGGCGGGGTAGTTCACTAACTTCCTACCGTGCTTCGAACTGACTTCCTCCCCGCCCTGGAAGGGACGAGGGTTCCCTCCCAAAGGGATCGTCGTTCCCACCATCGGTTCGGGATTACATCCCTCATCTGGTGGGCAGTCGAGTGGATCAGAGATCCACTCCCATTTGAAGAGGAGGGGACTTTCACCCATTACGTCTAGTCCCTTAAGAGAAGGAGATAATAGCTGCTCCTCCCTCAGTCCCATTAAACCTTAGATCGAGCTGGGGAGGAGCGTCGTTAGTACCACTAAGAGAAATTTTACAAAGAAGTATAAATATGAGGGGGCTGTCCGTCCCCGCCGTGAAGGGCGAGGCTTTCCGCCCCCTCAACCCCCCTCTCTGTAAAGGACTGTATTCTACCCCTCTTCAACTCCATACCGTACTTCAAGCTGTACAATTCCTTCAAGGAAAACGTGACGAACTTATCACCGTCATATGCGTCCAACGTGTAAATGTTGCTATCAATTGCTAGGAAATCTAGGGGAGTTGAACGAGGTAACTTGTAACGGAACGGCAAGTACACCTCGTCCTCCTTTATCACGGGCTCACCCAACTCAAGTCCCTTAACTCGTCTGGAGAACCAAGTGTGAGACCAAGAGTAGGTAATATACTCGCGAGGTCTTACAGTAATCCTTACGCTCGCACCATCGACCTTCCTAAGCGTCGACTTTATTCTGACGTAAACCTCCTTCAATCTAGGTTTCCTCAACGACTTTCCCTTCTCAGCCCTCCTCTTCCAACTCCTCAATATTGAGTAAGCATCATTCATTGCCTTATCCGCGTAGTGGGAAGCTAGAATGTTGATCTTCTCCAACTCGTCCCTCAACGTCTTGTACATTTCTTTCTTCGGTAAGGTTACTTTGACCTTCGTGGCTTTCTTACCTTTCTACACTTTCTTCCTCTCAACTTTCACCCTCCCTCACAACCGGTCTAACGCTTTCCGTAGTAGGACTCTGCAGTTCTCTAGTAGTACCTTACTTTCCTCCCTCTTATCGTTCTTTATGGAGTACGTTAGGTAAAAGAACTCCTCTGGTTGAAACGATCTAATCCTTGAGCTCTTCGACACACTCCTTCACCTTTTCGTGTTTATGGCTCCTCATACCGTAGAGTTTACCGCCGAAAGAGACTAGGATTGAGATTAAGTCTTCGACCAGTTCCTGCTCGGGTGTTTCGTCCTCATTGTTTAGCACTACTATTTCGCAGTTGTGTGCTTTGCACACCTCCTCAAGTATTTCGAAACCGAACCTTACCAGTCTGTCCGGGTAGGCTACGACCACTTTTGATACTTCGTTGTTCAGTATCATTCTTAGTAATTTGAGGAACCCCTTCCTCTTCGCGTTCAGTCCAGATCCAACGTCTGTTATCACTTGGTCGTATTCTTTAACGTTCTCCTCGAGGTACTTCACTTGGTTTGCCAGATCGTCTTTTTGCGTGTTTGAGGAGACCCTTGCGTATAGTATTTTCCTCTTTCTGACAATTCCCATCAGTTTCTCGACGTCCTCTTCTCCGAACCTCCATTTCCCGCTCTGTAGTACTACTGGTTTAATGTAGCCTTTCTTTACATATTCTCTGAGTGTTGCGTAGGATATTCCTAGGCGTTGGCATACCTCCTTAGGCTTAAGAATCATAGTAGATATACATACAAAGTATGTAAACTTCAGGCTTATCGGAAACTGTTGACAACGGCTGTCAGTACTAGTGGAGCCCCGTTCTCCACATTTGAGCGGGGTGTTTGGCGAAGCGGAAGCTCTGTTGAGTCCAGGCTGTTCACTTCACTATACTATTAGCTTAAGGAAAACCTCTGCTTGGTCAATCTAAGGTCCAAGACATCAATGGCCTCCAAAATTAACAGGTTGATTTCAACCATTCCAATAGGCTTCTAGCTCTATCGACCATAGAACTATTCGCCGTTTCATGAAAAGCTAGTACAACCTTATCTATTCTTCCAAGAGCTCCAGCTACTTTAGATACCGTTTTCATCTCCTTTGGGCCTTCCTTTGTGTATACGAATAGGTTCAGGGGGTCTTGGTCTGGAGCGTCGGAGAACTCGTGAAAAACGACCATCCCATCGGAGTCCCTCATTATATCGATGGCTTCCTTTCTAACTTGGTAAAACATCCTGGCACATTCGCCGTTCAGCTCCAAGTCCTTAGCCCTCTTGAACCCTTTCCTGAAAAGTATAGCATCGTGAGCATATCCTCCTTTCTTGCCCACCTCTGTCAGGATTCTGAAATCGGTCATATCGAGCAGTTCTTCGGACTTATTAGGTAACGAAAGCTCTCCATCCTTAAACATCTTGGCTAAAGCTAAGGCCAAGATTGCATTAAACATGCCCACTACACTGTGGAAATACACGTTCTGATACATGTGGGTCCTACCTAGAAGGAACTCCTCTGCTATTGGAACCCCCTTTTCCAACACTTGAAGCTTCCCGTCCCTGTATACCAATATTCGCTTGAGTCTCTCGAGATCGAAGAGGCCGTAAACTACGCCGGCGTAATAAGAGTCTCTTAAAAGATAATCTGACCTGTCTGCATCAATTGAACTTGAAATAATGTAACTGCAAAGCCTTTCTTCCTCACTCTTTGGGACGTCTAGAAGAGCGTCTTTGGTAAACTTGACCGGATCGGATATGTTGGTCTCCTTAGATATCTTCTCCAAGTTTTTAGCGAATTCCTCTTCAATAACTCGGAGACCTATATGCACATGAGTTTTCCGCCCGTTGTCTTCAAGTCTTAGTCCATATACTTTATTTGCCATTTCTAGTCCGAGCTCGAAGGTGTGAGAGAACGGTAAATGTCCTATATCGTGAAGCATTCCCACCGAGGAAACGAGGTTCACAAATCCTTTGCTTACGAAGTCAAGCCCACTATTTTCTCCAACCCTCTTCACTATCTCTGACGAGGCTTTCATTACTCCTAAGCTGTGCTCAAATCTAGTATGCGTCATCCCAGGATAGACATGACTTGCCAGACCGGTCT
Protein-coding regions in this window:
- a CDS encoding IS607 family transposase; this encodes MLKPKEVCQRLGISYATLREYVKKGYIKPVVLQSGKWRFGEEDVEKLMGIVRKRKILYARVSSNTQKDDLANQVKYLEENVKEYDQVITDVGSGLNAKRKGFLKLLRMILNNEVSKVVVAYPDRLVRFGFEILEEVCKAHNCEIVVLNNEDETPEQELVEDLISILVSFGGKLYGMRSHKHEKVKECVEELKD
- a CDS encoding HD domain-containing protein — protein: MKLVRDPIHGFIEIDEDKIEIVSNPLFQRLRFISQTGLASHVYPGMTHTRFEHSLGVMKASSEIVKRVGENSGLDFVSKGFVNLVSSVGMLHDIGHLPFSHTFELGLEMANKVYGLRLEDNGRKTHVHIGLRVIEEEFAKNLEKISKETNISDPVKFTKDALLDVPKSEEERLCSYIISSSIDADRSDYLLRDSYYAGVVYGLFDLERLKRILVYRDGKLQVLEKGVPIAEEFLLGRTHMYQNVYFHSVVGMFNAILALALAKMFKDGELSLPNKSEELLDMTDFRILTEVGKKGGYAHDAILFRKGFKRAKDLELNGECARMFYQVRKEAIDIMRDSDGMVVFHEFSDAPDQDPLNLFVYTKEGPKEMKTVSKVAGALGRIDKVVLAFHETANSSMVDRARSLLEWLKSTC